The region CTCTGTTTCGGACTTTTCTTCTTCGGTCCCTAACACCGAAACGAAGACCTTGAGATGCCTTAAGTCGCCGGATAATTCTACGCTGGTGATCGACGCAAAGCCGATTCTTGGGTCTTTCATCTCGCGTAAAATGTCGCTGATTGCTTCTTTGAGCAGCGTTTTGATGCGCTCCCGCCGATACTGAGACACAGAAATTCCTCCCTTTGACTGACTACAGCAGCTCCCGCTCTGCGCTGACGACCAGGCCGGTAGCACCAACGCCCCTACGCGGTAGTTCATTTAACCTCAACTTGCTCCTTGGCAAAGGCTTCGATAATGTCGCCTTCTTTCACATCGCCATAGCCTTCTATGCCGATGCCGCATTCAAACCCCGCCAGCACCTCGCGGGCGTCATCCTTGAACCGCTTAAGTGAGCTGATTTTCCCCTCATGCACGATAACCCCTCCGCGCACCAGACGAACACTGCTTTGGCGCGTAATCTTGCCTTCGGTGACCATGCAGCCGGCGATTGTCCCCACATCTGAGACCTTAAACGTTGCGCGGACTTGTGCCTGTCCGACGACGACTTCGCGAAAAACGGGAGCTAGCATGCCCTTAAGCGCGGCTGTGAGGTCATCGATAATCTC is a window of Selenomonadales bacterium DNA encoding:
- the rbfA gene encoding 30S ribosome-binding factor RbfA → MSQYRRERIKTLLKEAISDILREMKDPRIGFASITSVELSGDLRHLKVFVSVLGTEEEKSETEKALESASGYIRSEVGRRVELRFTPEIIFRLDDSLAHGAHINKLLKDIERGGK